Proteins from a genomic interval of Heteronotia binoei isolate CCM8104 ecotype False Entrance Well chromosome 5, APGP_CSIRO_Hbin_v1, whole genome shotgun sequence:
- the LOC132571500 gene encoding kelch-like protein 24 — MDSKKDLDGKEDGMSVRPNSLGSYIAQGLRKLYENQQLCDATLVAEGKNFPCHRALLSSFSPYFRAMFTRPFRESWERQVVLEEMASSILQKILDYLYTGKLLLTMESSQDLFTAASRLVILPLQDIVGRFLADSISMDSCLGLYALAYAHNHQALLRVATRHITMNFEPLSEHESFSGLDLSTVMSIVSSDKLLVSTELTVYQAVQRWVNSQPAEHLSLLKKLMGQIRLPLLTSEEVTAIQADIIAQYGHAHLQWEQLDGEGRLLKSGGLRCGMYDDWIVSLGLFVSNMQGGVVERLKTHFLGFNLQTESWEEIPPLMYLDSSGFLAVGHKLYVSGGQKLNGSILGNLHEFDALTGQWIQLPSMSVPRREHGFLACKQKLYALGGRSGRSVLDSAESFDLTQKSWSPIASLPFPVSHFASATLKDKLYLIGGFSHTRASGLAHRGILIYDTRLNVWNQMPLAFQCYKSTAVTMDNGIFVIGGLVEESSRRETPGTVIRALISGTHKCFFLSKDGTVSQDVTIPELPILVLPPCAVHWQSRIHVLVGNTIYQWRPGELSWTRSRKSAPNTRVTFLTVVNGVTLRVPKKTIQPLLRHSSAALTAVWVADN, encoded by the exons ATGGATTCCAAAAAGGATCTGGATGGTAAAGAGGATGGTATGAGTGTGAGGCCTAATTCTTTGGGATCCTATATTGCTCAGG GATTAAGAAAACTTTATGAGAACCAGCAGCTTTGTGATGCCACCTTGGTGGCTGAAGGAAAGAATTTCCCATGTCACAG GGCCCTGTTGTCCTCGTTCAGTCCTTATTTCCGTGCTATGTTCACCAGACCCTTCAGAGAATCCTGGGAAAGGCAGGTTGTGCTCGAAGAGATGGCCTCTTCCATCCTTCAGAAAATTCTAGATTATCTCTACACTGGGAAACTGTTGCTTACAATGGAGTCTTCCCAAGACCTCTTCACAGCAGCTAGCAGGCTTGTGATCCTCCCACTGCAAGATATAGTTGGCAG ATTTCTTGCTGACAGCATTTCGATGGACAGCTGTCTGGGGCTTTATGCATTGGCATATGCCCACAATCACCAAGCTTTGCTTCGCGTGGCCACACGTCACATCACAATGAACTTTGAGCCACTTTCTGAACACGAGTCCTTCTCGGGGCTGGATCTCAGTACAGTGAtgagtattgtctcctcagataAACTTCTGGTGTCTACTGAGCTCACTGTCTACCAAGCTGTGCAACGGTGGGTGAATTCTCAACCAGCTGAGCACCTCTCACTGCTCAAGAAGTTGATGGGACAGATCCGTCTTCCCCTTCTTACTTCTGAGGAGGTAACTGCCATTCAGGCAGATATCATTGCCCAGTATGGACATGCTCACCTTCAGTGGGAACAgctggatggggaagggaggtTGCTGAAGAGTGGAGGTCTCAGGTGTGGTATGTATGATGACTGGATTGTGAGCTTGGGCCTTTTTGTAAGCAACATGCAAGGAGGAGTGGTTGAGCGTTTGAAAACTCACTTCCTGGGTTTCAACCTTCAGACAGAAAGTTGGGAGGAGATACCACCCTTGATGTATCTTGATTCTTCAGGCTTCTTGGCAGTAGGGCACAAGCTCTATGTCTCTGGAGGGCAAAAGCTTAATGGCTCAATCTTAGGCAATCTGCATGAGTTTGATGCTCTGACTGGCCAGTGGATACAGCTGCCTTCCATGTCTGTACCTCGGCGAGAACATGGCTTTCTAGCCTGTAAACAGAAGCTGTATGCTTTGGGGGGCCGGAGTGGCCGAAGTGTGCTTGATTCTGCAGAAAGTTTTGATCTGACACAGAAATCCTGGTCTCCCATTGCCAGCCTGCCATTTCCAGTGAGTCATTTTGCCTCTGCCACACTGAAGGACAAGCTTTACCTAATTGGGGGATTCTCTCACACAAGGGCAAGTGGCCTTGCTCATAGGGGCATTCTGATTTATGATACAAGGTTAAATGTGTGGAATCAGATGCCTCTGGCTTTTCAGTGTTACAAATCAACAGCTGTGACCATGGACAATGGGATCTTTGTCATCGGTGGACTTGTAGAAGAAAGCAGCCGGCGTGAGACACCTGGCACTGTAATCAGAGCTCTGATCTCTGGCACTCATAAGTGTTTTTTTCTCAGCAAGGATGGCACAGTGAGCCAGGATGTTACAATTCCAGAACTTCCCATACTTGTCTTACCACCTTGTGCAGTTCACTGGCAGAGCAGAATTCATGTCCTGGTAGGGAATACAATTTACCAGTGGAGGCCTGGTGAATTGAGTTGGACTCGTAGTCGAAAAAGTGCTCCCAACACAAGGGTGACATTCCTAACAGTAGTTAATGGTGTGACTCTGAGGGTGCCAAAGAAAACTATTCAGCCCCTTTTGAGACATTCATCAGCAGCCCTGACAGCTGTTTGGGTGGCAGATAATTAA